A region of the Candidatus Methylomirabilis oxygeniifera genome:
ATGGTTAGAGGGAAACTTCTCCCTCTACCGGACCGATGTCCGGGATGACATCTTCTCTGTTTCTGATTCGGGCGAGCTCACTGTCTTTTTCCAGAACATCGGCAATACCCGACGGCAGGGGCTCGAAGTCGGCCTGCGCGGGATCTATCAGAACCTTGTGGAGACCTACGTCAATTATACGTTGACCCGCGCGACGTTTCGGGATGAAGTCGAACTGGCCTCTCCCAGGACGCCTGGTATTACCCAGCACGTAAAAGCAGGGGATACCATTCCCTCGACCCCGAACCATCGGGTGAATGCGGGCATTCGTTACCATCTGTATAAGTGGCTGGCGCTTTCCCTCGACTTGCACTATGTCGGTTCGCAGTACCTGCGCGGCGACGAAGCGAATACTCAGTCGAAATTGAACTCGTACGTCGTCATAAACGCTGGAATCGACTTGCACTGGAAGCACCTCAAAGGCTTTGTGAAGATCAACAATTTGGGGAACAACAAGTATGAGACTTTTGGGACCTTTGCGCCTAACGCCAAGGTTGCCGGAGACCCAATCGAACGCTTCCTGAACCCCGCCCAACCGATCAATGTGTTAGTCGGCGCCAGTTACCGATTCTAGACGTGTAGGTATCCTTGATCTGCTCATCACATTGCGGAAAAAATAGTGTGCAGCAGTTAGGCCTTTCGACTGAAGACTGAAGGAGAACCACCTAACAGCCTTCAGCCTATCGACCTTCTGCCTTCTGTGGGGGCGGCGCACGGTATCGGTGGTGGGGGCTGTTACGTGAGGTGGGTGTAATTTCACACACACCGACGTGCCTCTGATGGTTTCCCGGCATCGAATCGGCCGCAAATGCTTGAATAACCAGACGATTGGCAGATTGGGCAGCGGCTGGAATAGTCCTTGCACACCTTACCACCTGTTTCACGCTCATCCCCGCTCCCCCCAGCGGCTTGAGTCCTGGCACTTAGGCGCGAAGGGGAGCGGGGACCCTCACCACTCATGCAGATCAGACGGAAGATCGAACTCGCCTTTGGCGTGATTCTATGCCTGCTGCTTCTCACCGCAGGGCAAGGATTGTGGATGTTCATCCACACAAAATCCGCGCTTGGCGAATTGCGTCAGGCGTTTTCTGATGTTCTGCTCCTTGATGATCTGAAGGTGTTGATCTACCGACAGGCGAAAGAGATCCCGGA
Encoded here:
- a CDS encoding protein of unknown function (Evidence 5 : No homology to any previously reported sequences), coding for MPGLKPLGGAGMSVKQVVRCARTIPAAAQSANRLVIQAFAADSMPGNHQRHVGVCEITPTSRNSPHHRYRAPPPQKAEGR